From the Astyanax mexicanus isolate ESR-SI-001 chromosome 9, AstMex3_surface, whole genome shotgun sequence genome, one window contains:
- the siae gene encoding sialate O-acetylesterase isoform X3 gives MWCIGYVLLILSFLPCGCSGDAFRFASYYGDHMVLQKAPAGAVLWGYGSSGAQVKFLLSGPHSTQTNTTAVNNGIWRVTLEPVPAGGPYNLTAIQKGTSSSKILLTDLLFGDVWLCGGQSNMAFTLAQVYNASEELALAPKYPNVRVFQAALEQSSVELKDLPRVEVPWSRPSAEILGGKDFTHFSAVCWLFGRYLYETLQYPVGLVESCWGGTPVEAWSSPRALQKCGLQTSESSNIEGGPHSDSVLWNAMIHPLLHMTIKGVIWYQGEANAQYNQDKYSCTFPAMIDDWRMMFHTGSDSQTAADFPFGFVQLCTYSNHTHDGFPEIRWHQTADYGYAPNQRMKNTFMAVALDLPDEHSPWGSIHPRDKQDVAYRLVLGARAVAYGEKGVSFQGPFPTRVLFYKNFLNITYNQMIRTSPSNNTFEICCSVYQKPCGSGSEWFPAALQEQDRVSHSVLVSVDGCSADSVAALRYAWSDWPCEFKDCPVYSADSALPAPPFIINRWPAHS, from the exons GTGATGCATTTCGTTTTGCCTCCTATTATGGAGATCACATGGTCCTGCAGAAAGCTCCTGCGGGGGCGGTGCTGTGGGGATACGGTTCAAGTGGAGCCCAGGTGAAATTTTTACTGTCGGGACCCCACAGTACACAAACCAACACTACTGCTGTTAATAATG GTATTTGGAGGGTGACGCTTGAACCGGTGCCGGCCGGAGGTCCATATAACCTGACCGCTATTCAGAAAGGTACTTCCTCCTCCAAGATCCTGCTCACAGATCTTCTGTTTGGAGATGTTTGGTTGTGTGGTGGTCAAAGTAACATGGCCTTTACCCTCGCTCAG GTGTATAATGCCTCTGAGGAGCTGGCTCTTGCCCCCAAGTACCCGAACGTGAGGGTTTTCCAGGCGGCCCTGGAGCAGAGCAGTGTGGAGCTGAAGGATCTGCCGAGGGTGGAGGTTCCGTGGTCTCGTCCTTCAGCAG AGATACTCGGGGGAAAGGACTTCACTCATTTCTCGGCTGTGTGCTGGCTGTTCGGACGCTACCTGTACGAGACCCTGCAGTATCCTGTGGGTTTAGTGGAGTCCTGCTGGGGTGGAACACCTGTAGAAGCCTGGTCTTCACCCAGAGCACTGCAGAAGTGTGGACTCCAGACCTCTGAGAGCAG TAATATTGAGGGAGGGCCCCACAGTGATTCAGTATTATGGAACGCCATGATCCACCCTCTTCTCCACATGACCATCAAAGGGGTGATATGGTACCAAG GTGAAGCTAATGCTCAGTATAACCAGGATAAATACTCCTGTACGTTTCCTGCGATGATTGACGACTGGAGGATGATGTTTCACACCGGCTCAGACAGCCAGACTGCAGCGGACTTCCCCTTCGGATTCGTTCAG CTCTGTACCTACAGTAACCATACACACGACGGGTTTCCTGAGATTCGCTGGCACCAGACTGCAGATTATGGCTACGCTCCTAACCAGAGAATGAAGAATACATTCATGGCGGTCGCTCTGGACCTACCGGATGAGCATTCGCCTTGGGGCAG tatacACCCACGTGATAAGCAGGATGTAGCGTACCGGCTGGTGCTGGGGGCCCGAGCTGTGGCATACGGGGAGAAGGGTGTCTCCTTTCAGGGCCCGTTCCCCACCAGAGTCCTGTTCTACAAGAACTTCCTGAACATCACCTACAATCAGATGATCAGAACTTCCCCGTCCAACAATACCTTCGAG atctgctgctctgtgtaTCAGAAGCCATGTGGTTCTGGTTCAGAGTGGTTTCCGGCTGCGCTGCAGGAGCAGGACCGGGTCAGTCATTCTGTTCTGGTATCAGTAGACGGGTGTAGCGCTGACAGCGTGGCGGCTCTGCGTTACGCCTGGAGCGACTGGCCCTGCGAGTTTAAGGACTGTCCTGTCTACAGCGCTGACTCCGCCCTACCTGCCCCGCCCTTTATCATCAACCGCTGGCCAGCGCACAGCTAA